The Aspergillus nidulans FGSC A4 chromosome VIII genome contains the following window.
TTTGCTCGGCAGCTTTTCACCAGCGTGGCCTGTAAGTTGTTCGCATCATGTTTCCTCTGGATTTCAGTTAACTTGGTACAGTCCTTCACGACCTCAATCTCATACATACAGATTTAAAGCCTGAAAATATTCTCCTTGTCAAGAACGCGTACCAAACCTTTACTTACAATCGCACTattccttcctcatccactgCAATATCGCGGAATGCTCGTCAGAGACGTGTCTTGCTTGACAGTGAGATCCGCCTCATCGACTTCGGCTCTGCTACCTTCGATGATGAATACCATTCTTCTGTCGTTTCCACTCGACACTACAGAGCCCCCGAGATCATTCTCAATCTTGGCTGGAGCTTCCCATGTGATATTTGGAGTATTGGCTGCATCCTTGTCGAGTTCTTTACGGGCGATGCTCTTTTCCAGACTCACGACAATCTCGAGCACCTCGCTATGATGGAAGCCGTTATTGGTGAGCGGATAGACCCGAAGCTGGTCCGTCAAGTGATGCAAGGTGGGCGGAATGGTAACCAAAATCAGGCGGCCAAGTAAGTGTTTTCGGTTCTGCAACATGATCACGGCTAATTTTCCAGGTACTTCGTCCGAAACCGTCTTGACTACCCAAATGAAGAGACAACACGAGCCTCAAAGAAATACGTGCAGGCAATGCGTCGACTGACTGTATGTCTTCTCTCAAACAAAGCATTTTTAGGCCAGTTGCTAATCATCCCAGTCGTTCATGCCAACGAATACCAAGTTCTACCGACTCTTCCTGGACCTATTACAACGCATCTTCGTTTATGACCCAAAACAACGCATTACTGCCAAGGATGCCCTGAAACACCCGTGGTTCAAGGAGCCCATTACAGATGACGGGACTGAAGCTTTGCGAATCGGGCAacagttgcagcagcggaacaACGGTCAACAGCGTTGAGCATTCTAGCCTGAGTCCGTCTCCGGCCAGGCGTAATTCGGATCGAAAAGGCGTTAGTTTCGGAgcttttgttttcttttcttcttatTTTGCATTGGAAATATCGCCGGTACCCACGGATACCGGCGCTCTATTGTGTATGGGTACAGTTCGAGTTAGGATGGCATTTTTGGGATAATATGTATGGGGCACCGCGAGCCGCCCAAGTATATCGGCTACTGGTAGCTCTGGAGTTTGGCCACTGAATTCATCAAAGGCCAAGGATGGTTATTTTTACGGAGATGGATATTGACATGGTCATTCTATCGATTACATCGCACAGGGTTTGCCTGGATTTACGGATATGGGCATGTTTACTCCTTTCGTGATATTTTGCATCACCTACAGATGTGGATCAGGCTTGCACGACAGATTCACCTTTTCGGCGTCGATATGGTaccggtcttcttcttctgcatagCCATCATGGTAGATGCTCCTCTTGACGTTTTACTGACTGATTGTTCTTCGTGACTGCTGTAGACAGGTTtcatgtatatatatttatataccCTTTTGTTATACCCTCTATACGATTTTTTTTCACCGTCGGTTCTATATCAAGTTCTCTCCGTCATCACATCAGCTCGGGAAATATAAAACTCTATTAGTTCCTCCCCATCACCACTCCCAACATCATcggtttctcttctcccaacGACCTGAAATTCACACTTCTCCAGCACTCTCCGACTAGCCCCATTCTTCTTTGAGATAATGGCATAAACCCTTTCGTTATCGACAGCCTcaccttcccctccatcctccttcccaCCCTTCGCCCTCGAATCCTCTAACCCTGAAAAATTCAGAGAATCAAGATAACCGAACCACCACCTCACAATACCCTTCACCGCCTCACTTGCATACCCCTTCCCCCAAACCCGAGGGACAAACATATACCCGAGCTCGTGTTGGAGTCTCTTTGTAATTGGAGACCCCGCTTCTTTGATCCCGACTATACCGACGATGCGGTCTTGCCGGGGGTCATCCTTATTTTCAAGCGACTGAATGTACGCAAGTTCCCGCACCGCGAAGCAGAACCATTTCTCcttgcttctgcttttgGTAttgctttggctttgcctCTCGGTCTGGTCCATTACAGGACTCCCCTCCTCTGCATACTCCCGATCTGAACTAGATGTAAAGGGGTAAGTGTCCGTAGTCATCGTGGCCCTGATCCAATTCTCCGTCTGCTGGAGACCCGCGTCCGGGATTTTTTGGACAGTCCACTTCATGACCTCGGGCTCGGTGCGGAGTTCGTGGAGTGCGAGGGTGTCGGCAAGACATAGACGCATGAAGGATAGGCGGGCGGTTTGAAAGCTTAAATTTAAACTAGAATCGGTGGATGTTGATCTTGCTTTTGGGGACATTGTTGTGGATGCCATATAGTTTGCCTAGGTGGTCAAATGGATAGGTAAGATAGTCGGTTGTTGGGTCGTCGAGGCAGCTCTCGTGTACGGAACTGGGCTGTAAGGTCTGGGGGAAGAGATTGGTAGGGTAGACGGTTCTTAgggtatatatatccttAGTTTACGAGTTTATAGTGGCTAGTCATTTCAGATGGGTGACTCATCTTGAATCACATGGTTCGGCCGTCAGTTAGCCGTTTTAGGGCCAATTAAACAACAGTGCTCTAATGAAATATGCAATCTCTTTAGTAAATAAAATGGGTTGTCCTGTTATAATTGATTCATTCTGTCAGACTTAGATACAGGTATGCTATCCTATCCTCCTTAGCCGACTATTGTTAACAATTAGTAGCGAACAAAGAAACAAAGTGTGGTGCATATGTTTGTCTCTGTATGATGCCGCAAAGAAAAGGGTATGGGTATAGGTATTGGTATGATAACGGTATGAGATCTAACATGCTGCATATGGAACAAAGGAGACCTAGCAGGATAGTGAAAGCCGGTCCTCTCTTTAGGACAGAACGACTCATTATAAATGCATAGGAAAGGGTTGTGGTTGGGTGTGGACGCGAGTCAAAGCATATCTCTAACGTAAAGGTACATGTTGATTATCGGAGACGATACGACTTATGGGCGAGTGGTGAAGTCGGTGCATGGCCAACACCATTGACCGGAACGCGGACTCGATTCTTCCGAGTAGGGGTTTGCGCACAGAAAACGCAAACGTAGACAGAAGGGAGGTTGGACCGTTCTAGACCGACACATTTGGTGTGCAACCAGTGGCTGCACGATTCGCTGTACAGTAGTTAGTACTTGATATAAGGTCGGAAGGATGAATCGTACCATTGAATCATTAGATGGCCACCGTTATCCATGGAATTGCAGATGCACCTGGTGCCATTACTTGGATTGCTGTATCGGTCTGTGCAAGGAGTTGCGAGGTCGGGGTCAGTCACTGTCGTGGGAGATGTATTCGCTTCGCGAGCATCTGACTCTCGCTCCGTACCAAAGCGTGGAGGCGACGACTGTAGCTGTGCCAGAGACTGCAGGGAGCGATTTGACCGGGAGCCAAAGCTTGCGATTGTCTGCGATCTTGGTATGCGGCCCTTGTCTTGTAAAACCTTGCGAAGGGCATGTTGAGCATCACCCGTATCCTCTTCTACATCAGCAATGCTGCCGGGGATGGAAGCGGAGCTGCTATATGACAAATCCGACGGAAGTCTCGAAGACTGCCTTTTCGGTGTCCTCTTCCAGTCTTCCAATGTCGCCTTTAGTGGCGGCCTCCTAGCCGGACCACGAGGAGCAGTAGCCCAAGGAGAGACACGGCCTGAATGCGACGATGTGTAAGAGCCCATTGAAGGGGGCCGCGAGCCAGATTCACTGCGGGCAATTGtcgatcttccagcttccgAGAAGACGAACGAAGGATTGCGGCTGCTAGATGGGGGATACTCCGGAAACTCTGCCGAGTCATATTCGCTCTCGGTAGCGGAGCCGTCCATATCCATGCTATTGAGAGGATCGGTCAAGCCAGTCGACGCCTCAAGCACCGGCTGCATCTCGGTTTTTGCTCTTCCGTCCTTGCCAATCTTCAAGACTACCGACTGGGAGCGTGGAAACACACTGGCCAGAGAGTTGGATCTAGGTAACGGAGCGCGAAGAGACTTGATCGGCGAGGACCGCCCCTTCGACGGGCTCTTCCGGATTCCACTAGCAGAGGACATCGTCCCGCCAGAGCCTGGACGAGACGCACTCACTGCACTTACAGTGAGGCTGCGGGTCAGCGCAGGCCTATTTTGACGAGGCGTGTACTCGTCAGTCTCATCATCAGATAGATGAGGGTTGACTCCCTGAGCACGTCGGAGCTCTTCCCGCTTGAATTCCTCTGTCTGATGATGGTACGGCTGGCGATGTTGCCTCGAAAACAACCGTTTGTCAGGAGTAGGCTGAGGCCCCCCAAATCGTCGTGCAGGGGAACTCAGGAACAAGGAGGGATCCTCTGCTTTTGGTAGGGGAAGTCGAGGCGACGTGGAAAAGGGAGCGGGGAATAAAGCTGCATCGGTCGGAACACCGGACGAGAGGCCATACATAGTATTGTTAAGACCAGAAAGCTCCATGTTCCTGTCGATATGAGGTAGCTGCGGGATTTGGAGGTCTTGCGGGGCTTCCGTTGTGTTGGCATGGAGTGTGTCTGCAGTGTCAGTGTCGAACAAACCGCCTTCGTTTCCATGCAAGGGCAAATCTGATGTATGCTGATCAAGTCCGTGGTCCCAAAACAACCTCTGTTGTGGAAAGAAAGGCGACGCCGACGGATCAATTGAGCCCAGCTGGAATGGGTCTGGGGACGACTGAAGGTCTCCGAATAACCGGGGGGAAGCACCCATTACTCGACTAGGAGTCTCCAAATGTCCCCCGGCCGTGCTCGAGGTCAGTTCGTGACGCCCAGCACTGCTCAGATTTCCAAATTCCGTCACCTTTGTCCTCGAGGCGCTGCTTGGCGGAGGGGTCTGCATGGAGGCAGCCGATTTGATCGACTCCACAGTCTTGGACCCATCTTCACCCGTTGCGTTTAGTTTTGACGGACGCCGCTTCCTAACAGTCTCAACCTGAGAGCCCGATGATTTCGCGTTGTGTAGTCCGGGTGAGCCTAAACCCTGGGCCGGCTTCTTGTCGGGCAACCGCGGGCTGTTCAGCCCGAACCGCTGGGGTGTGCGAAGGAACTCAGGGCTCGAAGCGTAAGGGTCGGAGGTGTCCCATGTCACTCTCGGATCGAAAAAACTGGACTCGAGTTTCGGCGTTTGAAAGGTAGCGTCACTAAAGAAGCTCGTGGGTGGAGTCCTCGTCGGGGTCTGAGGTTCACCGTTCGGATAGCTGAAGCTAAAAGCGATGGACGGCTCTGTTAGCAACATGCTACACATACTAAGCGCACTAAAGCCGTATGAGGGGGAATAAAAACGAAGGACTAGTCACAGACAAAAGGCAAATGAAGGGCAAAGGGTGAGGTACGACCTCGGATAATGTTCCCAGGCCCAAAGCCCAATAAGTGTACGAATGCAACATACCTGTGGATAGGCTGATCCCAACTCATGTCAGCAGCGGTGTACTCCTAGCAACCATTCAATTCAAGCTGCCAGGCAACCCTCTGGTCGTAGGACGTCCAGATAACCCGGAGCCGTCAGGAATGTTTGAGGGGCGGATCGGTAGGAGGGAGACTGCCGACGAATGTATGCCTCCACAGGGTCATTGAAGTACAACGAAAGGCGTCAGAAGAACCGGAACcctgggaggaggcggagggaagagaagggatCGAATGAAGTCCGAGTTCAAAACATAGTCCCTTGATCCAATAACCGTCGGTTGGGATGGCAGCAAGGTCGGGCGAGGATAAGGAGGGGGAGGGTCGAGGGATCGGTCGaggctggcggaggaggaacgACTCCTGGACaaaggggaggagggaggaatGCGTTTGGCCGCCTGGCCGAGGGAAttcgaggagatgaagaattATTGggaatgaagaagagaaaatgaagctgaggagaagagaattttATGTTTTCGTTTTGCTCTGTTTGTAAAATTTGGTAATGAATTGACGGTTTTTCTTTATATCCGCAGATCCACAGTCAGGATTCAGGACTCAGGACTCGGTCAATCCTGGACATCGTACAGATAACAGGACAGATAACAGGATGTCCAGAACCGAGATCGTGACTTTCTATACCAGGATCAGCCCGCTGGCCTCGTCGGCTCGTACTAAAGTGCCTGGTGGAGAAGCAGGTGCCTAATCTACTGCTACCTAGGAGCATAGTATCGAGCCAGCATTATCGACCCTGGAGATGCCGCTAGAGTATACCGACGAGTTTCGCTTGCCTGGACGGCTAAACTGGATGATCTGACTCCGTCTACCCCGGGCAagaaagcagaggagaacATAATAAAAGCGACGCATATAGCCCCTTGGTTGTTTGAGTGCCAATAATTGGCTCGCAGAACAAGGAACAGCGGTGGTTTTCCGTGGATCGTCTGCTCCGTCACCACTACTCCTGCGAGCTGCCGGTGCTGACGCCGTCTACGGTTTCTGGGCCATCCTTATGCCTGCGGCCGTCAAGTGGAAGGAATCTCAACTTCCAGCCTCAATCTGCTAGAAAAAGACTCTGAGTTCGCATCACGACGAAGAGAGACATGGTTAAGACATGTCAATTAGTCGAGGGATCCAGATCCAACCCCTTTGGTCGATCGAAACTGCATTTGTCGAGCGGGATCACGATCCCAATCAGACTACGGAAGTTTAGCGCTGGATTTCTGGAGCTGAAAGGTCCAgtccagcctcagcctcaggCTTGGGGTAATTTTACTTAGCACACTTATGACGACATTGGCCCATCCGAATCTGTGATCAATGACCATGAGTTGTAACGGATGGTTTGTACGGACCTCGGGAAATATTTAATGATTTCAGATTAGCTAAAGATACGAAGTGAGACCTATAATCCTCTACTTGAGGGTAAAACGCCAAGTTTAAGTGCTGTTTTGCGACCGAACAGGTGTTGGACACACGAAAGTCTATCCCGAGGTTCCTGCAATTCACCCTGTAAATCTACTCCCGGTGTTTTATGGGCCAAAAGGTATGATCGATCACAACGACGGGGTAATTATTTGTTGTGTATCCAGCGTCACTTAACCTGCTGGAGAAACAAAATATGAATAATATAGCAGTACCATGATGCAAGGGATCAAAAAGTGAAGGTCGTGCTGGGGTTCGAACCCAGGTCAATCGGATGTGATGGGAGCTCATCAAAACCGATGGTGATAACCTCTACACTACACAACCAACTGTTATTGGGTCACGAGATAATTGTCTATATATCCCAGTGAGCTTAATCGGCTATCCAATCATGCTATTAATTTTCTTATTTTTGCTGAACTGATGGGGCAGACTTAATGTTGCAATTTATCGCGTGACGGGGAGGCACATCCTTATATaggccaaaaaaaaaaaagtttgcaaaaaagaaaggtcGTGCTGGGGTTCGAACCCAGGTTGATCGGAGACGAGTAGATCTCAAAACCGATAGTGCTAACCACTACACTACACAACCTTCTGATGACTAACTGTAAAGTGGGAAGTTTATAATGCAAGGTACTCTAGACATATTCTTTGACGTCCAGCCTCTGTGCGACTTTATTTGAAGCCTTGCAAAAGCTCCTGTGGTTTGATGCCATCGAGCTACTTGAATATACGGAACGTGAATGCACCAGTAGCTTTATTTGTATTAGCTTTGCGGCACCGAATAGCCGGGTAACTATCTATGCACATATACGCATGTCAACCACAGTCCGAATCTACCCCATTGCCGCTGTTTAAGTCTGCCTTCCACAGAGCAAATCCAGACTTCATTGGATTCGTGCTCCTATAGTCTCACCTGCTGTTCCAAGAGCTAATGTTCTTGTGGCTTGAATCCAAgatctccaggcttccaggtGATGGAGGTGGTCGAGAGTGAGAGTTGGTTGCTAATGATTGGGTCGCGTCCTCAGGCACAAACTCAAAATGACTGTCAAGAAATATGTAATTGGGATCCTAGCTAATTAACACATGGTCCAAAAACTTTGTGAGAACCCTTCAACACCGAGCCCTCTGGGACGAAAGAAGCCTTAGAAtctgaaaggaaagaaagaaagaaaaaggggaaaCAAAGAATACCAGAATAACAGCGGCCCTTCCCTATCCCTTCACCATAGACAAGGTCGCAGTTTCCTCGATTGAGTGATGGAACACAGCTCATTTGTCCACAGTCGGTGTTATGATTCCAGTTGCGCACCGACTTCCAACTAAGCGATATTTTTGAAATATCTCTACGACTCGTCTCTCTTTCAGATTATATGTCTAAGTTCTAGCAAATTCAACCCTCGACGTCATGGCTCCCATTAGGCCTAAAGCTTCCACGAAAGGCCGCAAACGCTGGGGTCGTGGGAAGAGCAACCACTTCGAGAGCCGCACCAAGAGGAATCGCAAAATCCCGCGCCTTGGTATCAACCGGATCGAGAGAAACCGTACAGAGAGGAGCAGTGCCGAGAGACAGCGTGCTGAGAGGAATAAGGTTGAGAAGAGTCACGCCGTGAATAGTATTGCTGAAAAATACCGCGCTGAGAAACAGCTGCCCTGGAGACCGCCGCGGCCTCTAGCCATTCTTGCCCAAAAACACGAACTGGCATTGTCTAGAAAAGCCCTGTTCCCGCAGTCAGGCCCTTCTGCTGCGAGCAAGAAGCCCAAGCCAGTCATCACTAAATCCAGACATGGTCTGGCTAAATACAAGCCTGTGGCCCAGTGGCCGTCACCGGAACCTTTGGAGATGGTACGTACTTGACCCGATTGACAGTATATACCTTGCACTGCCCCCTTGCATAGTGGAACTCCATAGTAATGTGCAACCAACAGAACTGCCTCGAAAGGGCGCCATTGCCCCCTAATTATGTGTTTGTTCCCAGGGGTGATGTCTATGTTACTCGACACTGTCGAAGTAAAACAAAGGAAGATCACCGGCTGGTCTATAAAGTTTATGTGAGGATGATCTCCTCCATATAGATAATCGCCAGGACTGACCCCCCCAGGACAACACAGGGAAGAAGGCACTTGGAATCCGCGTTCCTGCCGATGTTCACGCTGCTGTACTACGATCAGCCGAAGAAACGGCAGAGTCCCGCGCCAATGCCGTCAGAGCCCGCGACGAGAGAGAATTAGCACACAATAGAGAACTTTTAAGGAAGCAGTTTCCCTTGATGCCGGCACAGTCGCTAAACACCATCCTCCAGCACGCCTTCCTCAAAGGCTCTGGCCGTGTCGGGAGAACTACGACTACCCCtgaaaaggaaaaggtcaTTCTAGCTGTGGAGGCACATATTCGACACGTACATACACCATATGAGGAGCTACTTCGCTCAGGGATGCCTCGACTAGAGGCTCGCAATAAGGTTCGTGACCAGGTACAAACGATCCTCGCAGCCTGGGTAGGGGAGAGCAAAGGCGCAGAACCACAGCCAACAATACTCAGTTTacggaagagaaaggagtAAGTTGTGGCGCTGGATGGTCCTTTTTCTATTATTACCTGCGTGCCAAAGTTATCTCGAAAACCATGTCATACCACGTTAACCATCGATCTCACGGAATGCATACGACGTACCCGTGCGTCAATTGCTACGGCGCATGCCTTCTTGTCGAGGGTTTTTTCTGGAAGCGGTCAGAGATGTTGAATAATGATGGCATGAGTTACGAGAAATGCGATTGTATTTTAGCATGCATAGACTATCAACATTGATGTTGTCCACGACTGTCCCTCTCCCGCCGGTGCGGTCATCAAACACATTCCTGCAATAGCTAACAGTAGACGAAATACTCATCACCCACCTACTTATAATCGTAATAGAGGACCGCAACCAAGCATATGGGTTATCCTGGATTGGATAGCTGAGGTCAGAGACCTTTTATTAAGGGTCATAGCCTGTCTACTCCGTAGAACGAAGTAGTGTTGTACCTACAATTATGCTCATTACATACTGTCATAACATAATATATTCTCATGACATCTTGAAAAAAAGATACCTCTAAATATCAAAGTAAAGCCGATTACCAAATACTTCGTTTATGGCTTCTCTGGATATAGATTTCCGCTCTGCGTATTGCCTAAATCGTTAGGGTTCCAAAAGGCCACCTTATCATGAAACAAACCTTGCAAAcgcagaagatatcaaaaCCCATAAGAATGAGTCTTAGAATTATTAATAAATGTTTGTAGTAAAAGAAGGGAGAGCGCTTACATCAATGAGGTTCTGAGCATACTCCCCAAAGCGGACATTTTAGGGCTAGCCCTATTATTCAATTCAATCGGAGATTTCCCCCAAGCTCCGAGGATGAGCTGCGGCAACCACCGGCGACGACCATCGCATACATCTCGTCGCAATGGACATTTCCGATCTTATCGAGCCCCCGCAGAAGCGCCTCAAGACTGAGGATATCTCCAGCGCAGACGAGGTTGTTCTTCCCGCTGGCGGAATCACGCCGCAGACCGACAACGAAATCGACGAGCAGTTATcgaaggagattgaagtTGGCATCACTGAGTTTGTCAGCGCTGATAATGAGGGTTTCGCGGGGATTTTGAAGAAAAGGTATTCTTAACTGATACGGTTGGGGTTTGATCTGAGTGCTGACTATTGCCAGATACACAGATTTCCTTGTGAACGAGATCCTGCCCTCGGGGAAAGTTCTGCATCTGACGAATACCACTGCACCTAATACCAATGATGAGGCGACTCCAGTCCAGGCAGATAAGAAGCCGGCCGAAGATAAGCCAAAAGAGCCCGAAACTCCCGCAGAGAAGTTGCCTGCTCCAGTTGAGTTTCAATtagcggaggaagatgaggcgCTTCTGGACACTTTATTCGGCACCCAAAACACCAAGAAAATTGTCGCCCTCCATaagaaggcactggcaaATCCAAAGACTAAGCCAAGCGATCTGGGACGATTGAACACAGTCGTTGTCAACGACCGCGATCAGCGCATCAAAATGCACCAGGCAATTCGTCGCATCTTCAATTCGCAGATTGAATCTTCAACAGACAGTGAAGGAATGA
Protein-coding sequences here:
- a CDS encoding GNAT family N-acetyltransferase (transcript_id=CADANIAT00001664); protein product: MSPKARSTSTDSSLNLSFQTARLSFMRLCLADTLALHELRTEPEVMKWTVQKIPDAGLQQTENWIRATMTTDTYPFTSSSDREYAEEGSPVMDQTERQSQSNTKSRSKEKWFCFAVRELAYIQSLENKDDPRQDRIVGIVGIKEAGSPITKRLQHELGYMFVPRVWGKGYASEAVKGIVRWWFGYLDSLNFSGLEDSRAKGGKEDGGEGEAVDNERVYAIISKKNGASRRVLEKCEFQVVGRRETDDVGSGDGEELIEFYISRADVMTERT
- a CDS encoding PHD finger domain protein (transcript_id=CADANIAT00001665) — protein: MSWDQPIHSFSYPNGEPQTPTRTPPTSFFSDATFQTPKLESSFFDPRVTWDTSDPYASSPEFLRTPQRFGLNSPRLPDKKPAQGLGSPGLHNAKSSGSQVETVRKRRPSKLNATGEDGSKTVESIKSAASMQTPPPSSASRTKVTEFGNLSSAGRHELTSSTAGGHLETPSRVMGASPRLFGDLQSSPDPFQLGSIDPSASPFFPQQRLFWDHGLDQHTSDLPLHGNEGGLFDTDTADTLHANTTEAPQDLQIPQLPHIDRNMELSGLNNTMYGLSSGVPTDAALFPAPFSTSPRLPLPKAEDPSLFLSSPARRFGGPQPTPDKRLFSRQHRQPYHHQTEEFKREELRRAQGVNPHLSDDETDEYTPRQNRPALTRSLTVSAVSASRPGSGGTMSSASGIRKSPSKGRSSPIKSLRAPLPRSNSLASVFPRSQSVVLKIGKDGRAKTEMQPVLEASTGLTDPLNSMDMDGSATESEYDSAEFPEYPPSSSRNPSFVFSEAGRSTIARSESGSRPPSMGSYTSSHSGRVSPWATAPRGPARRPPLKATLEDWKRTPKRQSSRLPSDLSYSSSASIPGSIADVEEDTGDAQHALRKVLQDKGRIPRSQTIASFGSRSNRSLQSLAQLQSSPPRFGTERESDAREANTSPTTVTDPDLATPCTDRYSNPSNGTRCICNSMDNGGHLMIQCESCSHWLHTKCVGLERSNLPSVYVCVFCAQTPTRKNRVRVPVNGVGHAPTSPLAHKSYRLR
- a CDS encoding DUF2293 domain-containing protein (transcript_id=CADANIAT00001666), producing the protein MAPIRPKASTKGRKRWGRGKSNHFESRTKRNRKIPRLGINRIERNRTERSSAERQRAERNKVEKSHAVNSIAEKYRAEKQLPWRPPRPLAILAQKHELALSRKALFPQSGPSAASKKPKPVITKSRHGLAKYKPVAQWPSPEPLEMNCLERAPLPPNYVFVPRGDVYVTRHCRSKTKEDHRLVYKVYDNTGKKALGIRVPADVHAAVLRSAEETAESRANAVRARDERELAHNRELLRKQFPLMPAQSLNTILQHAFLKGSGRVGRTTTTPEKEKVILAVEAHIRHVHTPYEELLRSGMPRLEARNKLSRKPCHTTLTIDLTECIRRTRASIATAHAFLSRVFSGSGQRC